The following proteins are co-located in the Acidobacteriota bacterium genome:
- a CDS encoding methyltransferase produces the protein MQKFLTETEQWLDRLYVAAEGASLRREDRRKAVETAAMLIEIERAVARLSGRKGLLLLDAAAGKSYVGLLAAKLILAPRGDASSVVTLERDPRRVEASRRAAERLEAGIPVTCLRAEVGDAAAWPAEPSIVTALHACGDAADAVIDRAVSCRARVLLVVPCCTSRAVRASALAERRAAALDIPRHAPVRRRFIQALVDAERTWRLEAAGYETEVVEFVPPTVTPHNLLWRARRVGEPRRMAAARAAWERLSADG, from the coding sequence ATGCAAAAATTTCTCACCGAAACCGAACAGTGGCTCGACCGGCTCTACGTCGCCGCCGAGGGGGCCTCGCTCCGGCGCGAGGACCGGCGCAAGGCCGTGGAGACGGCCGCGATGCTTATCGAGATCGAGCGGGCCGTCGCCCGCCTCTCCGGCAGGAAAGGGCTCCTGCTCCTCGACGCGGCGGCGGGGAAATCGTATGTCGGCCTGCTCGCGGCGAAGCTGATTCTGGCCCCCCGGGGAGACGCCTCCTCGGTCGTCACCCTGGAGCGGGATCCGCGCCGGGTGGAGGCCAGCCGCCGCGCGGCGGAGCGGCTCGAGGCCGGGATCCCCGTCACCTGCCTGAGGGCCGAGGTGGGGGACGCCGCGGCCTGGCCCGCGGAGCCTTCCATCGTCACCGCGCTCCATGCCTGCGGCGACGCCGCCGACGCCGTCATCGACAGGGCCGTCTCCTGCCGCGCCCGCGTGCTCCTCGTGGTCCCCTGCTGCACCAGCCGGGCGGTCCGCGCCTCTGCCCTGGCCGAGCGCCGGGCGGCCGCGCTCGACATCCCCCGGCACGCCCCGGTCCGCCGCCGCTTCATCCAGGCCCTGGTGGACGCCGAGCGCACCTGGCGCCTCGAGGCCGCCGGGTACGAAACCGAGGTGGTCGAATTCGTCCCCCCCACGGTGACACCCCACAACCTCCTCTGGCGCGCCCGGCGCGTGGGCGAACCCCGCCGCATGGCGGCCGCCCGGGCGGCGTGGGAGCGGTTGTCCGCCGACGGATAG